From Topomyia yanbarensis strain Yona2022 unplaced genomic scaffold, ASM3024719v1 HiC_scaffold_5, whole genome shotgun sequence, a single genomic window includes:
- the LOC131695721 gene encoding heterogeneous nuclear ribonucleoprotein R-like, with protein MSKVKVLYVRNLTQDTSEEKLKECFEQFGRVERVKKIKDYAFVHFEDRDHAVDAMKDLDGKDVNGSHIEVSLAKPPSDKKKKEEILRARERRMNQFLQSRMGIVGDFVPPYSMSPQHAGMMPGAMPPMRVPSGAGGPRAPMRGPMSRGDYDLDYDYYGYADYPHHGAGGGGGGSGGFADPPYYDDYYRSGTGGGGSYRDSSYYYDYPPNAATAAAAAAAAAAAAAAAVAGTSAAAASHHSHSQRGVGGEGSSHHHHHSYHHHHHHHSAGTAARGNFVGSKLRKIVGVGHGRGIMARGRIAGHRGNSNRPGVPPGLRVGTEGAPAAIGAAVVVRGVGQTRLNGRGMQRVKPLPNIPAIGKRKFDGGHQNQGDIKRRYGAAAAAALGNLGNNWGSQPLPQQPLGTNGGEQWYTDTYSVWS; from the exons ATGAGTAAGGTGAAAGTATTATACGTGCGAAATCTGACACAGGACACCAGTGAAGAGAAACTAAAA GAATGTTTCGAGCAGTTTGGCCGAGTCGAACGAGTAAAGAAAATCAAAGACTACGCGTTCGTGCACTTTGAGGATCGCGATCACGCGGTCGATGCGATGAAGGATCTGGACGGCAAGGATGTGAACGGTTCTCATATCGAG GTGTCTTTAGCGAAACCACCGTCCGATAAGAAAAAGAAGGAGGAAATTCTGCGAGCACGGGAAAGGCGTATGAACCAGTTTCTGCAGAGCAGAATGGGGATTGTTGG TGATTTCGTTCCTCCCTACAGCATGTCGCCCCAGCATGCCGGTATGATGCCAGGTGCAATGCCACCGATGCGAGTTCCTAGCGGCGCCGGTGGTCCACGAGCTCCGATGCGCGGCCCGATGAGCCGCGGCGATTATG ATTTAGATTATGATTACTACGGTTATGCGGATTATCCGCACCACGGTGCCGGTGGAGGCGGCGGCGGCAGTGGTGGATTTGCCGATCCACCGTACTACGATGATTACTACCGTAGCGGTACTGGTGGGGGTGGTAGTTACCGCGATAGTAGCTACTACTACGATTATCCACCGAACGCGGCGACGGCGGCGGCAgccgcagcagcagcagccgccGCTGCAGCGGCTGCCGTCGCCGGAacgtcagcagcagcagcaagccATCACAGCCACAGTCAGCGGGGTGTAGGCGGCGAAGGTTCGTCCCATCATCACCATCACTCGTATcaccaccatcatcatcatcactcgGCGGGGACGGCCGCCAGAGGAAATTTCGTGGGTTCGAAGCTACGGAAGATTGTC GGGGTTGGTCATGGACGTGGAATCATGGCACGTGGCCGAATCGCTGGGCACCGTGGCAACAGCAACCGCCCGGGGGTCCCGCCGGGTCTGCGAGTGGGCACCGAGGGGGCTCCGGCAGCAATCGGGGCGGCGGTGGTGGTCCGTGGGGTGGGTCAAACTCGTCTCAACGGTCGTGGCATGCAGCGCGTCAAACCGCTACCAAATATACCAG CAATCGGTAAACGTAAGTTTGACGGAGGTCACCAAAATCAAGGGGATATCAAACGGCGCTACGGAGCGGCGGCAGCAGCAGCATTAGGAAATCTTGGTAATAACTGGGGCAGCCAGCCGTTGCCCCAGCAGCCCCTCGGCACCAACGGTGGGGAACAGTGGTACACCGATACCTATTCGGTGTGGAGCTAA